The Corynebacterium vitaeruminis DSM 20294 genome window below encodes:
- a CDS encoding ABC transporter ATP-binding protein, translating into MEVESPPTSKSSKRSTSMTSAACAVDLVKSYGSGDTLVQALDHVSVEFEKGKFTAIMGPSGSGKSTLMHCMAGLDGMTSGKALIGETDLASLRDKELTRLRRDRLGFVFQYFNLVPTLTAAENITLPLDIAGKAVDKQWLKEVTTRLGLTDRLDHRPAELSGGQQQRVAIARALISRPELIFGDEPTGNLDSNSSREVLNILRSAVDDLGQTVVIVTHDATAASYADRVIFLADGRLAGELIDPTADDILHMMSQMEGA; encoded by the coding sequence ATGGAAGTGGAATCCCCTCCCACCTCTAAGAGCTCGAAAAGGAGCACCAGCATGACCTCCGCAGCATGCGCCGTCGACCTCGTCAAAAGCTACGGCAGCGGCGACACCCTCGTCCAGGCCCTCGATCACGTCTCGGTGGAGTTCGAGAAGGGAAAGTTCACCGCCATCATGGGCCCGTCGGGCTCCGGCAAGTCCACGCTCATGCACTGCATGGCGGGCCTCGACGGCATGACCTCGGGCAAGGCGCTCATCGGCGAGACGGACCTCGCCTCCTTGAGGGACAAGGAGCTGACGAGGCTGCGCCGGGACAGGCTGGGCTTCGTGTTCCAGTACTTCAACCTCGTGCCCACGCTCACCGCGGCCGAGAACATCACCCTTCCCCTTGACATCGCGGGCAAGGCCGTCGATAAGCAATGGCTAAAGGAAGTGACCACCCGTCTGGGCCTCACCGACCGGCTCGACCACCGCCCGGCGGAGCTGTCGGGCGGCCAGCAGCAGCGCGTGGCGATCGCGCGGGCGCTCATTAGCAGGCCGGAGCTGATCTTCGGCGACGAGCCCACCGGCAATCTCGACTCGAATTCCTCGCGCGAGGTGCTCAACATCCTGCGCTCAGCGGTCGATGACCTGGGGCAAACGGTGGTCATCGTCACCCACGACGCGACGGCGGCCAGCTACGCCGACCGCGTCATCTTCCTCGCCGACGGGCGCCTGGCTGGCGAGCTCATCGATCCGACCGCCGACGACATCCTGCACATGATGTCGCAGATGGAAGGGGCGTAG
- a CDS encoding phosphoribosyltransferase gives MSTTDAPNLNTPEWYNPERENLTWETFGEASRNLSQQIIDSGWMPDLIIGVARGGLIPAGAIGYAIGVKAMGSINVEFYTAVGETLPEPELLPPYLDASDLDGKRVLVVDDVADSGKTLDLVCRILEHEELDPTKPKLNVDVRSAVIYTKPVTIFKPDFVWRETDKWINFCWSVLPVITTDGSHVDGH, from the coding sequence GTGAGCACCACCGACGCCCCCAACCTCAACACCCCCGAGTGGTACAACCCGGAGCGCGAGAACCTGACCTGGGAGACGTTCGGCGAGGCGAGCCGCAACCTGTCGCAGCAAATCATCGACTCCGGCTGGATGCCCGACCTCATCATCGGCGTGGCGCGCGGCGGCCTTATCCCGGCCGGCGCGATCGGTTACGCGATCGGCGTGAAGGCGATGGGCTCGATCAACGTGGAGTTCTACACCGCCGTCGGCGAGACCCTCCCGGAGCCGGAGCTGCTGCCGCCGTACCTCGACGCCTCGGATCTGGACGGCAAGCGGGTGCTGGTCGTGGACGACGTCGCCGACTCCGGCAAGACCCTTGACCTCGTGTGCCGGATCCTGGAGCACGAGGAGCTCGATCCCACCAAGCCGAAGCTCAACGTCGATGTGCGCTCGGCGGTCATCTACACCAAGCCGGTGACTATCTTTAAGCCGGACTTCGTGTGGCGCGAGACCGACAAGTGGATCAACTTCTGCTGGTCGGTGCTGCCGGTGATCACGACCGATGGCAGCCACGTCGACGGGCATTAG
- a CDS encoding AAA family ATPase, translating into MPAATFADVAGATRVVVLGTSGAGKTTAARRLAQALGDGTVAIDFDDLRWAPAEKSPWTQRSEERVRQLAREAVRDPRWVMAAVDRCVADDVLAQADVAIYLDYSPRVTLRRLTRRTISRMITKDTCCNGNKESLRGAFGSDSLFRWWFRTFRDRHEHALEMESLKQGVPTLRLTAPKQFEELMGQVG; encoded by the coding sequence ATGCCAGCAGCGACTTTCGCCGACGTCGCAGGCGCCACGCGCGTCGTCGTTTTGGGCACCTCGGGCGCGGGCAAGACCACCGCGGCGCGCAGGCTCGCGCAGGCGCTCGGCGACGGCACGGTGGCCATCGACTTCGACGACCTGCGCTGGGCGCCCGCCGAGAAGTCACCGTGGACGCAGCGCAGCGAGGAACGCGTCCGGCAGCTCGCGCGCGAGGCGGTGCGCGACCCGCGCTGGGTCATGGCCGCCGTCGACCGCTGCGTCGCCGATGACGTGCTCGCGCAGGCCGACGTGGCCATCTACCTCGACTACTCCCCGCGCGTAACCCTTCGCCGGCTCACCCGCCGCACCATCTCGCGCATGATCACCAAGGACACCTGCTGCAACGGCAACAAGGAGTCACTGCGCGGCGCGTTTGGGTCCGACTCGCTGTTTCGCTGGTGGTTTCGCACCTTCCGCGACCGCCACGAGCACGCGCTCGAGATGGAGTCCCTTAAGCAGGGCGTGCCGACGCTTCGCTTGACGGCCCCGAAGCAGTTCGAGGAGCTCATGGGTCAGGTGGGCTGA
- a CDS encoding TetR/AcrR family transcriptional regulator — translation MRSDAQANRALLIDTAARLFVQHGDAVSMRSIAKEAGVGMGTLYRHFPDRDALIFAIGTNTFAKVRTLAASVSSAEQFDEFVEKLAELQLGALVPILTLVRREGIPQEIWDDRQRTVREIERAVAIARDAGVIREDVTATRLLIGLLMSIRPLPDNVPVDFSDELAWVRKNFIRSLKA, via the coding sequence ATGAGATCCGACGCACAGGCCAACCGAGCACTCCTCATCGACACGGCCGCCCGGCTCTTCGTTCAGCACGGCGATGCGGTATCGATGCGATCCATCGCCAAAGAGGCGGGCGTGGGCATGGGGACCCTCTACAGGCACTTCCCCGACCGCGACGCGCTCATCTTCGCGATCGGAACTAACACCTTCGCCAAGGTCAGGACCCTCGCGGCGAGCGTTTCCTCGGCGGAGCAGTTCGACGAGTTTGTCGAGAAGCTGGCCGAGCTGCAACTCGGCGCACTCGTCCCCATCCTCACCCTGGTGCGGCGGGAGGGCATCCCCCAGGAAATCTGGGACGACCGGCAGCGCACCGTGAGAGAAATCGAACGGGCGGTCGCCATCGCGCGCGACGCTGGGGTCATACGCGAGGACGTCACCGCGACCCGGCTCCTTATCGGCCTGCTCATGTCCATCCGGCCCCTGCCCGACAACGTCCCGGTGGACTTTTCCGACGAGCTCGCGTGGGTCCGCAAGAACTTCATTCGCAGCCTGAAGGCTTAG
- a CDS encoding membrane protein, protein MASETTVVEQQLADTANDHHTLKFIGALVGVPIVLLLMLMAFLVPSLHSGAKDLPLAVSGPDAAVQQVVGGLEQKQPGAFDVTTYATAQEASDSVHNRDTIGAIAIEADGVHIVTASGAGTPYATLLKQIGAGLQSTGQNVVYEEVAPLTEKDPTGSSIATLGLPLIFGGNVSAILLITMFKKHPLLRIFGGLAIALIGGYAVTAAMQYGFDVLSGNFWLTGLMLSLGIAAISMTLQGLYNLAGMAGVGVAAVILLFFSNPLSGLATGAAWLPKPWGLIGQLMPIGAAGTAIRSSAFFDGEGMTFSIWVLVIWTVIGLCLAAFFGKRQKRAASA, encoded by the coding sequence ATGGCCAGCGAAACCACGGTCGTCGAGCAGCAGCTCGCCGACACCGCCAACGACCACCACACCCTCAAGTTCATCGGCGCGCTCGTGGGCGTGCCCATCGTTTTGCTCCTCATGCTCATGGCGTTCCTCGTGCCCTCCCTGCACTCCGGCGCAAAGGACCTGCCGCTTGCGGTCAGCGGCCCCGACGCCGCGGTGCAGCAGGTCGTCGGCGGGCTCGAGCAGAAGCAGCCGGGCGCCTTCGACGTGACCACCTACGCCACGGCCCAGGAGGCCAGCGACTCCGTGCACAACCGCGACACCATCGGTGCGATCGCCATCGAGGCCGACGGCGTGCACATCGTCACCGCCTCCGGGGCTGGCACCCCCTACGCCACCCTGCTCAAGCAGATCGGCGCCGGGCTGCAGTCCACCGGCCAGAACGTGGTGTACGAGGAGGTTGCCCCGCTGACCGAGAAGGACCCGACCGGATCCTCGATCGCCACGCTCGGCCTCCCGCTCATCTTCGGCGGTAACGTCTCCGCCATCCTGCTCATCACGATGTTCAAGAAGCACCCGCTGCTGCGCATCTTCGGCGGCCTCGCCATCGCGCTCATCGGCGGCTACGCCGTCACCGCCGCGATGCAGTACGGCTTCGACGTGCTGAGCGGCAACTTCTGGCTCACCGGGCTCATGCTGTCGCTGGGTATTGCCGCCATCTCCATGACCCTGCAGGGCCTCTATAACCTCGCGGGAATGGCGGGTGTCGGCGTCGCCGCGGTCATCCTGCTGTTCTTCTCCAACCCACTGTCAGGCCTGGCCACGGGTGCCGCGTGGCTGCCGAAGCCGTGGGGGCTCATCGGCCAGCTCATGCCGATCGGCGCGGCTGGCACCGCGATCCGCTCCTCGGCCTTCTTCGACGGTGAGGGCATGACCTTCTCAATCTGGGTGCTCGTCATCTGGACGGTCATCGGGCTGTGCCTGGCCGCCTTCTTCGGGAAGCGCCAGAAGCGGGCTGCGTCTGCCTAG
- a CDS encoding threonine aldolase family protein: MGKIFFGNDYNRTGHPAVIEAIARTQGDAFGGYGIDTISEKASAKILEACGAPEGAVYFMVGGTPANVTVIDALLRPWEGVISPASGHINVHETGAPEHTGHKVLPAASGDGKITAAQIEAIVDEYENSGTLEHMVTPRMVYISQPTEYGTRYDLAELEAIAAICRTRGLYLFIDGARLGYALGSEGNDVFLPDLARLADAFSIGGTKCGALFGEAVVFPDKTLAPHFRSSIKQNLGMLAKGWLISAQFDALFTDDLYLRITAKASQQALRIARAAEAAGIARYIDSPTNQQFLVLTRKQHERLAERFVVQFIEAGPGGTDVVRVCTSWSTEDADVAALIDALRVL, from the coding sequence ATGGGCAAGATCTTCTTCGGCAACGATTACAACCGCACCGGCCACCCGGCCGTCATCGAGGCGATCGCCCGCACCCAGGGCGACGCCTTTGGCGGTTACGGAATCGATACGATCTCGGAGAAGGCGTCCGCGAAGATCCTAGAAGCGTGTGGCGCGCCCGAGGGTGCGGTCTACTTCATGGTGGGCGGCACACCCGCGAACGTCACCGTCATCGACGCGCTCCTGCGACCGTGGGAGGGCGTCATCAGCCCTGCGAGCGGGCATATCAACGTCCACGAGACCGGCGCCCCCGAGCACACTGGCCACAAGGTCCTCCCCGCCGCCAGCGGGGACGGGAAGATCACCGCCGCGCAGATCGAGGCGATTGTCGACGAGTACGAGAACTCCGGCACCCTCGAGCACATGGTCACCCCGCGGATGGTGTACATCTCCCAGCCCACCGAGTACGGCACCCGCTACGACCTCGCGGAGCTCGAGGCCATCGCCGCCATCTGCCGCACCCGGGGCCTGTACCTCTTCATCGACGGCGCGCGCCTAGGCTACGCGCTCGGCTCCGAGGGCAACGACGTCTTCCTGCCCGACCTCGCGCGCCTCGCGGACGCGTTCTCGATCGGCGGCACCAAGTGCGGTGCCCTGTTCGGCGAGGCCGTCGTCTTCCCCGACAAGACGCTTGCGCCGCACTTCCGCAGCAGCATCAAGCAGAACCTCGGCATGCTCGCCAAGGGTTGGCTGATCAGCGCGCAGTTCGACGCGCTGTTCACCGACGACCTCTACCTGCGGATCACCGCGAAGGCCAGCCAGCAGGCGCTCCGCATCGCCCGCGCCGCGGAGGCAGCAGGCATCGCGCGCTACATCGACAGCCCCACCAACCAGCAGTTCCTGGTGCTCACCAGGAAGCAGCACGAAAGGCTCGCCGAGCGCTTCGTCGTCCAGTTCATCGAGGCTGGCCCCGGCGGCACCGACGTGGTCCGGGTCTGCACGTCATGGTCGACCGAAGACGCCGACGTTGCAGCGCTTATCGACGCCCTGCGGGTGCTCTAA
- a CDS encoding CHY zinc finger protein codes for MHAVRGVAVDKQGRCSHYNSQRDVVANRCATCGTWWACYRCHDELADHPFGRMPLGELAAMCGVCGHEMTYAQYSARPQCPGCGHPFNPGCSLHAHLYFEVD; via the coding sequence GTGCACGCGGTGCGCGGCGTAGCCGTCGACAAGCAAGGGCGATGTAGCCACTACAACTCGCAGCGGGACGTGGTGGCCAACAGGTGCGCGACCTGCGGGACGTGGTGGGCCTGCTACCGCTGCCACGACGAGCTAGCCGACCACCCGTTCGGGCGCATGCCGCTGGGGGAGCTGGCCGCGATGTGTGGTGTGTGCGGGCACGAGATGACCTACGCGCAGTACTCGGCGCGGCCGCAGTGCCCTGGGTGCGGGCACCCGTTCAACCCCGGCTGCTCGCTGCACGCGCACCTGTATTTCGAGGTGGACTAG
- a CDS encoding DinB family protein — protein sequence MKVLEDLATRPRFQLDQLPTLDLTTANAHPGGHPNSIVWLLWHTGRELDIQLSHLSGAPEVWRDYAARVGLGDEMGYGHTDAQAHAVAVDSLERLDALREYVAATLAATESYVASLSDASLDDVVDTNWTPAVTRGVRLVSIIDDAIQHLAQCHYIVGMASK from the coding sequence ATGAAGGTATTAGAGGACCTCGCGACCCGCCCGCGATTCCAGCTTGATCAGCTACCGACGCTCGATCTCACCACCGCCAACGCACACCCTGGCGGCCACCCCAACTCCATCGTTTGGCTGCTGTGGCACACCGGTCGCGAGCTAGACATTCAGCTCTCCCACTTGAGCGGCGCGCCCGAGGTGTGGCGCGATTACGCTGCGCGAGTCGGGCTCGGCGACGAGATGGGATACGGTCACACCGACGCCCAGGCGCACGCCGTCGCGGTCGACTCGCTGGAGCGCCTCGACGCCCTACGCGAATACGTCGCAGCCACGCTCGCGGCCACCGAGTCGTACGTTGCTTCGCTTTCCGACGCTTCGCTGGACGACGTCGTCGACACCAACTGGACCCCCGCCGTGACCCGCGGCGTCCGGCTGGTGTCCATCATCGACGACGCGATCCAGCACCTCGCGCAGTGCCACTACATCGTGGGGATGGCGAGTAAGTAG
- a CDS encoding creatininase, giving the protein MAAHNAHEMTWEELRDSIEKVAILPVGSLEQHGPHLPLGTDTIIGVGIAQAVAEEIDAVVFPPVAYGYRSNPFSGGGPLFPGTVDLTAVTVMDLIKDILGEIIADGFTKVLIVNSHFENQFPIQEAMILVDEKFNHSATIIQTNWWDPLEPALIDEVFSEDVFPGWALEHGAVTETSLMMYLAPDAVREDRIPEIAPFTPPAYIRVPNRKSDIPAEGSLANAAHSSAQKGKLIAESACQGILKICAAEFS; this is encoded by the coding sequence TTGGCCGCTCACAACGCACACGAAATGACCTGGGAGGAACTCCGGGATTCGATTGAGAAGGTCGCTATCCTCCCCGTCGGATCCTTAGAGCAGCATGGTCCGCACTTGCCGCTGGGGACTGACACCATCATCGGCGTGGGCATCGCTCAGGCTGTTGCGGAAGAAATCGATGCGGTAGTGTTTCCGCCCGTCGCTTACGGCTATCGTTCCAATCCATTTAGCGGTGGTGGTCCGCTGTTCCCTGGGACAGTCGACCTCACCGCGGTGACAGTGATGGACCTAATCAAGGACATTTTGGGTGAGATCATTGCTGATGGCTTCACCAAGGTTCTCATCGTGAATTCCCACTTCGAGAATCAATTCCCCATTCAAGAAGCAATGATCCTTGTCGATGAAAAGTTCAATCATTCCGCGACGATCATCCAGACCAATTGGTGGGATCCACTCGAACCAGCTCTCATCGACGAGGTGTTTTCCGAAGACGTCTTTCCCGGCTGGGCACTGGAACACGGCGCAGTGACCGAAACCTCGCTCATGATGTATCTTGCACCAGACGCTGTCCGCGAAGATCGCATCCCTGAAATCGCCCCCTTCACGCCCCCTGCATACATACGGGTTCCGAATAGGAAATCAGATATTCCCGCCGAGGGGTCTCTGGCCAATGCCGCGCATTCCTCGGCGCAGAAGGGAAAACTAATCGCCGAATCCGCGTGCCAAGGCATCCTGAAGATCTGCGCGGCCGAGTTTTCCTGA
- a CDS encoding MFS transporter → MAIIHKAPAAQAPVLPTFAPDSPQQTKHELRSAVKASFIGTFIEWFDYAAYVYMSAVVASVFFPNLAGRTALIFTFGLFALSFLVRPIGAVVWGHIGDRFGRIRTLSTSIVLMSGATFCIGLLPGHATIGAAAPLLLLACRMVQGFSAAGEYAGASTHLAEVAPTGKRGLFGAVVPSATASGLLLGSLIAAMLTGLLDDSALHSWGWRVPFLLAAPLGIYGLMIRRSASESAQFSASETPKKAPIVEVFRYPRALVVAFAGAVLNAIGFYVILTYLPTYLSEELGMNSTSAFISSSIASAFYVMYSLMTGHLSDRLGRRTTMLAAAAAMLIGIVPAFILLDTSGFLVIVTVQVCLGGILALNDGVLPSFLSEQFPTSTRLTGFALTFNCANAIFGGTAPMIATWLIGATGSVLAPAYYLAAAAVVTGIAVAFAAKTNELADERD, encoded by the coding sequence ATGGCGATCATCCACAAAGCCCCCGCTGCACAAGCACCAGTGCTGCCAACTTTCGCTCCCGATTCTCCGCAGCAAACTAAGCACGAATTGCGCTCGGCCGTGAAGGCGAGTTTCATCGGTACGTTCATTGAGTGGTTCGACTACGCAGCCTACGTTTACATGTCTGCTGTCGTCGCCTCAGTTTTCTTCCCGAATCTAGCGGGTCGAACTGCACTCATTTTCACGTTTGGCCTGTTCGCACTCTCCTTTCTCGTGCGCCCGATCGGGGCCGTAGTCTGGGGTCACATCGGTGACCGATTCGGACGGATTCGTACGCTTTCCACCTCCATCGTTCTCATGAGTGGCGCAACATTTTGCATCGGTTTGCTCCCCGGTCACGCGACCATTGGGGCGGCGGCTCCACTCCTTCTCCTAGCCTGCCGTATGGTGCAAGGTTTCTCGGCTGCGGGCGAATACGCTGGGGCCTCAACGCACTTGGCCGAGGTAGCACCAACGGGGAAGCGGGGTTTGTTCGGAGCGGTTGTGCCTTCCGCGACCGCGTCGGGACTGTTGCTAGGTTCGCTCATTGCCGCCATGCTCACCGGGTTGCTTGATGACAGCGCGCTGCACAGCTGGGGTTGGAGGGTACCATTCCTTCTCGCCGCGCCCCTGGGAATTTACGGTCTCATGATTCGACGTAGCGCAAGTGAATCAGCACAGTTTTCCGCGTCGGAGACGCCCAAGAAGGCACCAATCGTTGAGGTATTTCGTTACCCACGGGCACTCGTCGTTGCATTTGCAGGTGCAGTCCTCAATGCAATCGGCTTCTACGTTATTTTGACGTACCTGCCCACCTATCTCTCAGAAGAACTGGGCATGAACTCCACCTCGGCCTTCATCTCCTCCTCGATCGCCTCGGCGTTTTACGTCATGTATTCCCTCATGACTGGCCACTTGTCGGACCGGCTCGGACGTCGAACCACGATGCTCGCGGCCGCCGCCGCCATGCTCATTGGGATTGTTCCGGCCTTTATTCTCTTGGACACCTCCGGATTCCTCGTGATCGTCACGGTGCAGGTGTGCCTAGGCGGCATCCTCGCGCTCAATGATGGAGTGCTTCCTTCTTTCCTGTCCGAACAGTTCCCCACCAGCACGCGACTCACTGGATTTGCGCTGACCTTCAACTGCGCGAACGCGATTTTCGGCGGCACCGCACCAATGATCGCTACGTGGCTTATCGGTGCTACGGGCTCGGTACTCGCACCTGCCTACTACCTCGCCGCCGCCGCAGTGGTGACCGGAATTGCCGTGGCCTTTGCAGCCAAGACCAACGAACTCGCAGATGAAAGGGACTAA
- a CDS encoding amidohydrolase family protein has translation MLIRNATIRGEEKLVDILVDEGRIAWVHSSDPEFIESSEFGEVYDAEGRYVAPQLVESHIHLDYANTAGVPRDNASGTLFEAIEIWRERKEQGLNSPEEIKSKAVAAARSAVSHGVGFIRTHVDVTDPELVALGALLEVKKEIAPWCEIQIVAFPQNGMYAYPDGSTLVEKALQEGADVVGAIPHLEPTREDGVRSVKHAFDLAEKYGVRVDIHCDEIDDEQSRFVEVMAAETSARTMFGLANVSHAVAMSYYTSGFMARLLPKMNAAELNFSICPNENLHLQGRGLSYPVPRGVAPVKQLVDFGLNVAFCQDSISDPWYPMGNGDLVRIVDTGLHVGHMLTPAYFDRCLDFVTTNPAKTLGIDDYGLGVGKRANLVVFDAGSEREILQQSAPVLLSVHDGKKVFERPSAQASWSI, from the coding sequence ATGCTGATTCGAAATGCCACCATTCGCGGTGAAGAGAAGCTTGTGGACATCTTGGTGGATGAGGGGCGCATCGCGTGGGTTCATTCCTCTGACCCTGAGTTCATCGAATCATCTGAGTTTGGCGAGGTCTACGACGCGGAGGGTAGGTACGTAGCGCCGCAGCTTGTGGAGTCTCATATCCATCTTGATTACGCGAACACCGCCGGGGTTCCTCGTGACAATGCGTCAGGAACGCTGTTCGAGGCCATTGAAATCTGGCGTGAGCGGAAAGAACAGGGTCTCAATAGTCCAGAGGAAATCAAGTCCAAGGCAGTCGCGGCTGCGCGAAGCGCTGTCAGCCATGGAGTCGGCTTTATTCGTACCCATGTCGATGTAACTGATCCCGAACTTGTGGCACTGGGGGCCTTGCTTGAGGTTAAGAAGGAAATCGCTCCGTGGTGTGAGATCCAGATAGTCGCCTTTCCTCAGAATGGCATGTACGCCTATCCTGATGGATCGACGTTGGTCGAAAAGGCGCTCCAAGAGGGGGCTGATGTCGTGGGTGCCATTCCGCACCTCGAGCCGACTCGCGAGGACGGGGTTCGCTCGGTCAAGCATGCGTTCGATCTCGCGGAGAAGTACGGCGTTCGAGTAGACATCCACTGCGACGAGATCGACGATGAACAATCCCGATTCGTTGAAGTAATGGCTGCTGAAACGAGCGCTCGCACTATGTTCGGACTTGCGAACGTCAGCCACGCCGTGGCAATGAGTTATTACACGTCTGGGTTCATGGCGCGCTTGTTGCCCAAGATGAATGCGGCCGAACTGAATTTCTCCATCTGCCCCAACGAAAACCTGCATCTTCAAGGGCGGGGACTCTCGTATCCCGTTCCGCGTGGGGTGGCCCCAGTGAAACAGCTTGTTGATTTCGGACTTAATGTGGCCTTTTGCCAAGACTCGATTTCCGATCCTTGGTACCCCATGGGCAACGGCGACCTTGTGCGCATTGTTGACACTGGTCTGCATGTCGGGCACATGCTCACCCCAGCCTATTTCGACCGATGCCTAGACTTCGTCACCACAAACCCGGCCAAGACACTCGGGATCGACGACTACGGCCTTGGCGTCGGTAAGCGAGCAAACCTCGTGGTCTTTGATGCTGGAAGCGAAAGGGAAATACTACAGCAGTCCGCGCCGGTGCTTTTGTCGGTGCACGATGGCAAGAAGGTGTTCGAGCGTCCGAGCGCCCAAGCCAGCTGGAGCATCTAA
- a CDS encoding bifunctional ADP-dependent NAD(P)H-hydrate dehydratase/NAD(P)H-hydrate epimerase, which translates to MRPAYSVATVRAAEAALMQHQCHEDELMRLAARGVATTAKVMLDAHGRKRLLVLAGPGGNGGDGLYAAAFLRDWGYEADAVLVTTACHEPARAAAEESGATIWQAADFDVDSAQHYNVIVDAIAGLASARPIDKFTQDVLAAAALRRRPILSVDMPTGIDAESGTPASESVSAQVTVTFGWARAGHAFAPECGQVVVCDLQLPDGPVPFSIALEEAGAPVAHIAYEPSVRSPYQWPTAPVLDGDEGLVTAPKPVGCTGPIVDPTPGIHSNKYTGGVATICAGSARYVGAGILATAGAVGASPAMVQVVGQPEIVHHFPEAVRFDSVDQARRTQTWVIGPGRGTDEHAKLELINVLSRREPVVIDADALRIIAGDTGVQKLVREHPFAVLTPHFGEFSSLYDAMVGSLDPTRGRGTLLRELADALDCFVMLKGRITHVTGPGFPVYGVDAGHSFSATPGSGDVLAGVLGAVLAQQFFLDGADTLTPGDAELAIMEILHANSLHIHAAAIAAETPEGYGVATASKIAAALPQAVARLNAMAR; encoded by the coding sequence ATGCGCCCTGCCTACTCCGTCGCCACCGTCCGCGCCGCCGAAGCGGCCCTTATGCAGCACCAATGCCACGAGGACGAGCTCATGCGGCTCGCCGCCCGCGGGGTCGCCACCACCGCCAAGGTGATGCTCGACGCCCACGGCCGCAAGCGGCTGCTCGTGCTCGCGGGCCCCGGCGGCAACGGCGGCGACGGGCTCTACGCCGCCGCCTTCCTGCGCGACTGGGGCTACGAGGCCGACGCCGTGCTGGTGACCACCGCCTGCCACGAGCCCGCCCGCGCGGCCGCCGAGGAGTCCGGGGCGACGATCTGGCAGGCAGCCGACTTCGACGTCGATAGCGCGCAGCACTACAACGTCATCGTCGACGCCATCGCGGGGCTGGCCTCGGCCCGTCCCATCGATAAGTTCACCCAGGACGTTCTCGCCGCCGCCGCGCTGCGCCGCCGCCCCATCCTGTCCGTGGACATGCCCACCGGGATTGACGCGGAAAGCGGTACGCCTGCGTCGGAAAGCGTAAGTGCGCAGGTGACGGTGACTTTCGGCTGGGCGCGCGCGGGGCACGCCTTCGCGCCAGAGTGCGGGCAGGTGGTCGTCTGCGACCTCCAGCTACCCGACGGGCCGGTGCCGTTTTCGATCGCGCTGGAGGAGGCAGGCGCGCCGGTCGCGCACATCGCCTACGAGCCGAGCGTGCGCTCGCCGTACCAGTGGCCGACCGCGCCGGTGCTCGACGGCGACGAGGGGCTTGTCACCGCGCCGAAGCCGGTGGGCTGCACTGGCCCGATCGTCGACCCCACGCCGGGGATCCACTCGAACAAATACACCGGCGGCGTCGCGACTATCTGCGCAGGTAGCGCGCGGTACGTCGGCGCGGGCATCCTCGCCACGGCGGGCGCGGTGGGGGCGTCGCCGGCGATGGTGCAGGTCGTCGGCCAGCCGGAGATCGTCCACCACTTCCCCGAGGCCGTGCGCTTCGACAGCGTCGATCAAGCCCGCCGCACGCAGACGTGGGTCATCGGGCCCGGCCGCGGCACCGACGAGCACGCCAAGCTCGAGCTGATCAACGTGCTCAGCCGCCGCGAGCCCGTCGTCATCGACGCCGACGCGCTGCGCATCATCGCGGGCGACACCGGCGTGCAAAAGCTCGTGCGCGAGCACCCGTTTGCCGTGCTCACGCCCCACTTCGGCGAGTTTTCCTCGCTTTACGACGCCATGGTGGGCAGCCTCGATCCCACCCGCGGCCGCGGCACCCTCCTGCGCGAGCTCGCCGACGCCCTCGACTGCTTTGTCATGCTCAAGGGCCGCATCACCCACGTCACCGGCCCCGGCTTCCCGGTCTACGGCGTCGACGCGGGCCACTCCTTCTCAGCGACCCCCGGCTCCGGCGACGTGCTGGCGGGGGTCCTCGGCGCGGTGCTGGCCCAGCAGTTCTTCCTCGACGGCGCGGACACGCTCACGCCTGGGGACGCCGAGCTGGCGATCATGGAGATCCTGCACGCCAACTCGCTGCACATCCACGCCGCCGCCATCGCGGCGGAGACGCCCGAGGGCTACGGGGTGGCCACGGCGTCGAAGATCGCCGCCGCGCTTCCCCAGGCCGTGGCGCGCCTCAACGCGATGGCGCGCTAG